GGGCTGCAGGGGGTTCGGTCCTGGGTGGGCTGCAGGGGTAAGCTGCTTGCGGTGCAGGTACTGGGGAGCTGCAGGGGGAGGGTCCCGGGGGCCAGAGGGGAAGGGTCGTGGGGGCGCAGGGGAGGGTTCTGGGGCCGCAGGGGGAGGGTCATGGGGGCGCAGGGGAGGGTCTTGGGGGCCACAGGGGGAGGGTCATGGGGGCGCAGGGGAGGGTCCTGAGGGCCGCATGGGGCGGGTCCTGGGGCTGCAGAGGGAGGGTCCCAGGGGCCGGGTTCTGGGGTTGAGGAGGCGGGTCCTGGGGTTCAGGGGGCGTGTCCTGGGGCTTAGGGGCGTGTCCTGGGGGCTTAGGGGCGTGTCCTGGGGCTCAGGGGGCGGGTCCTGGGGGTTCAGGGGGCGGGCCTTGGGGCTTAGGGGGCGGGTCCTGGGGGGTTCAGAGGGCGGGTCGTGGGGGTGCATGGGGCGGGTCCTGGGGCCTAGGGGCTGAGTCGTGGGGGGttcagggggcggggcctgggggttTGGGGGGCGGGTCCTGGGGGGCATAGGGGCTGGGTCCTGGGGCTCAGGGGCGTGTCCTGGGGCTCAGGGGCCGGGTCCTGGGGGTTCAGGGGCGTGTTCCTGGTGCTCAGGATGCGGGTCCTGGGGCTCAGGGGGCGGTTGCTGGTGGTTCAGGGAGCGGGTCCTGGGGCTCAGGGGCGTGTCCTGGGGCTCAGGGGGCGGGTCCTGGGGCTCAGGGGGGCGTGTCCTGGGTCTCAGGGGGCGGGTCCTGGGTGCGATCCCCAGCAGAGCGGAGCCCTTCCCGTCTTGCAACGTTTCCCAGCGCCTGCCGGAAGTGAGCTGCGGGTCTGCCGGGCTCCCTGGGTGGGTCCGCGCAGGGTTGCGGCGCAGCCCGTGGGTGCGGGCGACCCTGGAAGCGTCTCAGATTCTCCGCCCGCCCGCGGTTCTGCCTCCGCTGCTTCGGGCCCGCCGGAAGTGCCGTCTTGGCGTCGGTCGTCTCCACGGAGACGCCGGAAACGCGCAGCGACATAGCGTTCCCCGGCGCCGCGGAGGCCCAGGTCTCGAGTTCCGTCGGCCTCGCGACCCGGAAGTGCGGCCTTGGCAGCTGCAGCGGAAGGCGGCAGCGGCCGGCGCGGAGCCCCGGGAGCAgccggaggtgggggtgggggtgggggtgggggtgggggcggctgGACCCGGGTCGCGGGGCGGCGGGCGGCCGCGAGGGGGCGCTGCAGGCCGGGCGGGGCGGGTGTCCCTGCAGGTGCAGCCCCGGCGCCGGGTGGACGTGCGGGGGCCCAGGGTCGGGACGCACGGGCGGGAGGCACCTGCAAAAGGAAGGGGTGTAGGGAGCCCGACGGGGTGGCTGtttcttgaataggacagagaggctgagaggggcgcaggatggagagagacactgggcgtCCTGCTGCACTGCCCGTGGAGcgtcccgcctgcaggtggagactggggaccgGAACCCGGGCCCTAGCGCATTAGTAGTTTGCGCCACCCCCtggtccctttttaattttttgtatttactttgaatagcgacagacactgagaggggaagtggagagatggagacacacacatacacacacacacacacacacacacacgcccagcAGCCCTGCCTTGCCGCTGACTtgactttgcaggtgggggctggggccttgaacccaggtccttgtgtctgTGCCGTGCACGTTGTACTAGGTGCGCCCCCTCCGGACCCCCACGTGTTTCGCTTTGTCTTTTGGACCGATCGCAACTCGGCTCTTGCTATTGGAGGTCCGAGGGCGGAAGCCGGGCCGCCGCCTGTGCAGGTCCCTTGCCCTCCCTCACCCAGGGGCTGGGATCCAGCCTAGGCCTCGCCCCAGACTGCAGAGACGATCACAGGGGAgaccagggcaggggagatagcttgCCAGTCGGCCTTACCAcgctcaggacccaggttcgagccccagcaccacagcgAGGAGCTCTGGTCCTGGGGCGCCGCCCGCCCCGTCGGAAAAGGAGGCGCGGAGCAGCGAGAGTGTGCCAGGCAGTGAGCGAGAGCCCGGGGCCGAGCAGAGCGGGAGCCCCTGCCAGCCCTGCGCCCTGGCGCTCCCTGCTCGGCCTCGGCCTCGGCCTCACCCCGCTgggcctcccctgcagatggcggCGGCCGAGGCGGTGCACCACATCCACCTGCAGAACTTCTCGCGCTCGCTGCTCGAGACGCTCAACGGGCAGCGGCTGGGCGGCCACTTCTGCGACGTGACGGTGCGGATCCGCGAGGCCTCGCTGCGCGCGCACCGCTGCGTGCTGGCGGCCGGCTCGCCCTTCTTCCAGGACAAGCTGCTGCTCGGCCACTCGGAGATCCGCGTGCCGCCCGTGGTGCCGGCGCAGACAGTGCGCCAGCTCGTCGAGTTCCTGTACAGCGGCTCGCTCGTCGTGGCGCAGGGCGAGGCGCTGCAGGTGCTCACGGCCGCGTCGGTGCTGCGCATCCAGACGGTCATCGACGAGTGCACGCAGATCATCGCGCGCGCCCGcgcccccgcgcccgcgcccgcgcccgtcCCCGCGCCCGCgcagctgcgccaccgcctgcgcCACCTGCTGGCCGCGCGCCCGCCCGGGCCCGGGGCCGCGCACAGCCGCAAGCAGCGCCAGCCCGCGCGCCTGCAGCTGCCCGCGCCCTTGTCCGCGCCCTTGACCGCGCGCGCCCCCGGGGACGACGGCGACGCCGAGGACGAGACAGGGCCCGACAGCGACGCCGAAGACGGCGCGCCCGAGGCCCCCGAGCTCGAGCTCGAGCGCGAGCAGCCGGGCCCCGACGGCGGCCCCGACGCCTTCGCCCCCGCCGAAGCCTCTGCGCAGCCCCCGGCGCCGCCCGCCGCTCTCTTCCCCTTCCGCTTGGGGGCCCCCGAGCCGCCCGCGccgccgcccccggccccgcccgcgcccgcgcccgcccgcGCGACCGGCGTGACCCCCGCGGATCCCCCCGCCCCGCGCGCcaccgcgcccgcgcccgcgccgccGCCCTACGAGTGCAGCCACTGCCGCAAGACCTTCAGCTCGAGGAAGAACTACACCAAGCACATGTTCATCCACTCGGGTGAGCTCCGCCGGAGGCGGGGAGGAGCTGAGGCTGCTGCGGGCGGCCACGGGCGGAGGGGGGCGCTGGCAGGATGCGGAGCAGCAGCCgggtggcatgggctgggagcCCCGTCCTGAGGGCATCAGGAtctgggtggcatgggctgggagccctgtcctgtgGGCATCCGGGActgggtggcatgggctgggagccctgtcctgagggcatcagggtctgggtggccTGTACTGGGAGTCCTGTCCTGtgggcatcagggtctgggtggcatgggctgggagccctgtcctgagggcatccgggtctgggtggcatggactgggagccctgtcctgtgggtatcagggtctgggtggcatgggctgggagccctgtcatgagggcatcagggtctgggtggcatgggctgggagcCATGTCCTGAGGGCATCCGGGTCTGGGTGGCATGGACTGGGCGCCCTGTCCTGGGGCATCCgggtctgggtggcatgggctgggagccctgtcctgtgggcatcagggtctgggtggcatggACTGGGAGCCATGTCCTGAGGGCATCCGGGTCTGGGTGGCCTGTActgggagccctgtcctgtgggcatcagggtctgggtggcatgggctgggagccctgtcctgagggcatctgggtctgggtggcatgggctgggagccctgtcctgagggcatcTGGGTCTGGGTGGCCTGGactgggagccctgtcctgagggcatcCGGGTCTGGGTGGCCTGGactgggagccctgtcctgagggcatcCGGGTCTGGGTGGCCTGTACTGGGAGCCCAGTCCTGTGGGCATCAGGGTCGgggtggcatgggctgggagccctgtcctgagggcatcagggtctgggtggccTGTACTGGGAGTCCTGTCCTGtgggcatcagggtctgggtggcatgggctgggagccctgtcctgagggcatcagggtctgggtggccTGTACTGGGAGTCCTGTCCTGtgggcatcagggtctgggtggcatgggctgggagccctgtcctgagggcatccgggtctgggtggcatgggctgggagccctgtcctggggcatcagggtctgggtggcatgggttgggagccctgtcctgagggcatcCGGGTCTGGGTGTCAtgggctgggagccctgtcctgagggcatcagggtctgggtggcatgggctgggagccctgtcctgtgggcatcagggtctgggtggcatggactgggagccctgtcctgtgggcatcagggtctgggtggcatgggctgggagccctgtcctgagggcTTCCGGGTCTGGGTGGCCTGTACTGGGAGTCCTGTCCTGTGGGCATCAGGGTCGgggtggcatgggctgggagcactgtcctgagggcatcagggtctgggtAGCATGGActgggagccctgtcctgtgggcatcagggtcggggtggcatgggctgggagccctgtcctgagggcatcagggtctgggtggccTGTACTGGGAGTCCTGTCCTGtgggcatcagggtctgggtggcatgggctgggagcactgtcctgagggcatccgggtctgggtggcatgggctgggagccctgtcctggggcatcagggtctgggtggcatgggttgggagccctgtcctgagggcatcagggtctgggtggcatgggctgggagccctgtcctgagggcatcaggatctgggtggcatgggctgggagccctgtcctgagggcatcagggtctgggtggcatgggctgggagccctgtcctgagggcatcagggtctgggtAGCATGGActgggagccctgtcctgtgggcatcagggtctgggtggcatggactgggagccctgtcctgagggcatccgggtctgggtggcatgggctgggagccctgtcctggggcatcagggtctgggtggcatgggttgggagccctgtcctgagggcatcagggtctgggtggcatgggctgggagccctgtcctgagggcatcaggatctgggtggcatgggctgggagccctgtcctgagggcatcagggtctgggtggcatgggctgggagccctgtcctgagggcatcagggtctgggtggcatgggctgggagccctgtcctgagggcatcaggatctgggtggcatgggctgggagccctgtcctgagggcatcagggtctgggtAGCATGGActgggagccctgtcctgtgggcatcagggtctgggtggcatgggctgggagccctgtcctgagggcTTCCGGGTCTGGGTGGCCTGTATTGGGAGTCCTGTCCTGTGGGCATCAGGGTCGgggtggcatgggctgggagcactgtcctgagggcatcagggtctgggtAGCATGGActgggagccc
The DNA window shown above is from Erinaceus europaeus chromosome 2, mEriEur2.1, whole genome shotgun sequence and carries:
- the ZBTB45 gene encoding zinc finger and BTB domain-containing protein 45 — its product is MAAAEAVHHIHLQNFSRSLLETLNGQRLGGHFCDVTVRIREASLRAHRCVLAAGSPFFQDKLLLGHSEIRVPPVVPAQTVRQLVEFLYSGSLVVAQGEALQVLTAASVLRIQTVIDECTQIIARARAPAPAPAPVPAPAQLRHRLRHLLAARPPGPGAAHSRKQRQPARLQLPAPLSAPLTARAPGDDGDAEDETGPDSDAEDGAPEAPELELEREQPGPDGGPDAFAPAEASAQPPAPPAALFPFRLGAPEPPAPPPPAPPAPAPARATGVTPADPPAPRATAPAPAPPPYECSHCRKTFSSRKNYTKHMFIHSGEKPHQCAVCWRSFSLRDYLLKHMVTHTGVRAFQCAVCAKRFTQKSSLNVHMRTHRPERAPCPACGKVFSHRALLERHLAAHPAPCPAP